From a region of the Lactuca sativa cultivar Salinas chromosome 4, Lsat_Salinas_v11, whole genome shotgun sequence genome:
- the LOC111895583 gene encoding uncharacterized protein LOC111895583, whose protein sequence is MTNRKELEKASTIMLNEFCSVAIINGLPFKMGDQGQLTLPHEFGNSTSINSLANLGAIINLMSYSFYEKLGLPRLQNIKITLLMVDQSITNLRRIIGDLLVKVGKFIVPLDFVVLDMKENEDLPIILGRSFFRTTRSLVDIHD, encoded by the coding sequence ATGACTAATCGAAAGGAGTTAGAAAAAGCATCCACAATCATGCTTAATGAGTTTTGTTCTGTTGCGATCATCAATGGGTTGCCATTCAAAATGGGAGATCAAGGCCAACTTACTTTGCCTCATGAATTTGGAAATTCCACTTCAATAAATTCTTTAGCAAATTTGGGGGCAATAATTAATCTTATGTCATATTCTTTCTACGAGAAGCTTGGTCTACCAAGGCTCCAAAACATAAAGATAACACTTTTAATGGTGGATCAATCAATCACTAACCTACGTAGAATCATTGGAGATTTGTTGGTGAAAGTGGGGAAATTTATTGTTCCGCTTGACTTTGTGGTTCTAGACATGAAAGAAAATGAAGACCTTCCCATAattttgggaagatcattcttTCGTACCACAAGATCCCTTGTTGACATTCATGACTAA
- the LOC128133461 gene encoding RNA-binding protein CP31B, chloroplastic-like has translation MKHMLMSQQIGSIGHVQPLQIQDWSQQLTQETEPVHEEDATNEEEEEEAESYSEPPEEAKLFVGNLPYDFDSEKLANLFNSVGVVDITEVIYNRDTEQSRGFGFVTMSTVEEADKVVEKFNGYDLSGRALTVNKAAPRGSQPEKRVVGTSFKIYVGNLPWQFFHESIKINSISHKLNALPYIQLKFQDFDFCSSSCFHTLQLQQDYNPSFMSSFLKSCARS, from the exons ATGAAGCACATGCTTATGAGCCAACAGATTGGATCAATTGGCCATGTGCAGCCACTTCAGATTCAAG ATTGGTCACAACAATTGACACAAGAAACTGAACCAGTACATGAAGAAGATGCAActaacgaagaagaagaagaggaagcagaatcatattcagaaccACCTGAAGAGGCAAAGCTTTTTGTCGGTAACTTACCCTATGATTTTGACAGCGAGAAATTGGCTAATCTCTTCAATTCTGTCGGAGTAGTAGATATCACCGAG GTTATATACAATAGGGATACAGAACAAAGTAGAGGATTTGGGTTTGTGACAATGAGCACAGTAGAAGAAGCTGACAAAGTCGTGGAGAAGTTCAATGGCTAT GATTTGAGTGGAAGGGCTCTTACTGTAAATAAGGCTGCACCAAGAGGTTCACAACCAGAAAAACGAGTGGTGGGGACTTCTTTCAAGATCTACGTGGGTAACCTACCATGGCAGTTTTTTCATGAATCCATTAAGATTAATTCAATTTCTCATAAGTTGAATGCTTTACCATACATACAGTTGAAGTTCCAAGATTTTGATTTTTGTTCAAGTTCTTGTTTTCATACATTGCAACTACAACAAGACTACAACCCTTCATTCATGTCTAGTTTCTTGAAGTCTTg TGCAAGATCTTGA